From a single Miscanthus floridulus cultivar M001 chromosome 8, ASM1932011v1, whole genome shotgun sequence genomic region:
- the LOC136476648 gene encoding auxin-induced protein 15A-like → MARKLGHMLTRLHLARSRSPSSSSVPDVPRGHLAVYVGESRKRLVIPTACLSHPAFVTLLKRVEDEFGFDHRCGGLTIPCASERDFAHIVGATVDEHRR, encoded by the coding sequence ATGGCACGGAAGCTGGGACACATGCTGACGAGGCTGCACCTGGCAAGGAGCcgatcgccgtcgtcgtcgtcggtgccGGACGTGCCACGGGGCCACCTGGCGGTGTACGTGGGCGAGAGCAGGAAGCGGCTGGTGATCCCGACGGCGTGCCTGAGCCACCCGGCGTTCGTGACGCTGCTGAAGAGGGTGGAGGACGAATTCGGCTTCGACCACCGCTGTGGCGGCCTCACCATCCCCTGCGCCTCCGAGCGCGACTTCGCCCACATCGTCGGCGCCACCGTGGACGAGCACCGCCGCTGA
- the LOC136472490 gene encoding probable glutathione S-transferase GSTU6, with translation MADAGNNEQGLRLLGLHVSPFALRARMALSLKGLSYEYIEQDLFHKSELLLASNPVHNKVPVLIHNGKPICESLVVVEYVDEVWPGTAILPADPYGRAVARFWAAYIDGKLFPAYAGVMKAATEDERTEKVRETHAAVLKLEKAFAEISSSGNGAAPFFGGDSVGYLDLALGCSLPWFGALRAMFGVEVIDAARAPQLSAWAERFAETAVAKEVLPEPDQAVAYAKKIQAYRAASAKK, from the coding sequence ATGGCGGATGCTGGCAACAACGAGCAAGGTCTGAGGCTGCTGGGCCTGCACGTGAGCCCCTTCGCGCTCCGCGCGCGCATGGCGCTGAGCCTGAAGGGCCTGAGCTACGAGTACATCGAGCAGGACCTGTTCCACAAGAGcgagctcctcctcgcctccaacCCAGTGCACAACAAGGTGCCCGTGCTCATCCACAACGGCAAGCCCATCTGCGAGTCCCTCGTCGTCGTGGAGTACGTCGACGAGGTCTGGCCCGGCACCGCCATCCTCCCCGCCGACCCCTACGGCCGCGCCGTCGCGCGCTTCTGGGCCGCCTACATCGACGGCAAGCTGTTTCCGGCGTACGCAGGAGTGATGAAGGCGGCGACGGAGGATGAGAGGACGGAGAAGGTGAGGGAGACGCACGCCGCGGTCCTCAAGCTGGAGAAGGCCTTCGCCGAGATCAGCTCCAGCGGCAACGGTGCGGCGCCCTTCTTCGGCGGCGACTCCGTCGGGTACCTGGACCTCGCGCTCGGGTGCTCCCTGCCCTGGTTCGGGGCCCTGCGCGCCATGTTCGGCGTCGAGGTCATCGACGCCGCTCGGGCTCCGCAGCTGTCGGCGTGGGCCGAGCGGTTTGCGGAAACCGCGGTGGCCAAGGAGGTGCTGCCGGAGCCGGACCAGGCTGTGGCGTACGCCAAGAAGATTCAGGCCTACCGGGCTGCTTCTGCTAAAAAGTGA